The nucleotide window CGACATGTAGAAGTTCGCAAGTTCGAGGCGGGCGTGCGCCTTTTGCTCAGGCCCCGCGGCGGCCGCGGCCTTGATCAACGCATCCAACCGGGCCAGGAATTTCTCTTCCCGGTTCTTGCGCCATTCATCGGCGTCGAACAACGGCCTCACCGCCGCGGTGGCGCGTTCGGCCGCGACGTCGGCGGACGACAACGTCAATCCGCCGGGCCGGCCGAGCATCACCTTGTCGGCACCGACCTCGGCTTTGATATCGTCGGAGTTCGGATGCACCACCACGCCGTGCACCGATTCCAGCAGCGACAGTTCGACGAAATCCTGCCGCTTGATGAGGCCGCGGGTCGGTGGCGGCGCGGTCACGACCCACAGCGTATCGCCTGCGTCGGGATCGACCAGCCGGTGCATCGCGCCGGGATTGGCCAGCGGCACGGTGACATTGGCAAGCGCGGGATCGGTGATGTTCCGCAGCACCATCAGCGGCAACGGCGGCGTCTGGCCGCGGTCAGCGAAGGTCAGCGTCCACTCGGTGCCGTTGGAGCGGCCTTCGCTTTCGAGCGAAGGGATCTGCGGCCGGTTGAGGCGGATGCGAATGACCTGGCCCTTTTCCAGCGGCAGCCGGCTGACATCGCCAATGATGGCGCCGCCCTTGCTACGGATCGGCTCGATATCGACCGGCTTGGTCTGGTCGAACACCAGCCATACCGTGTCGGCACGGCGAAACAGCGCAGCCGGGGTCGGAGCGGCAAAGGAGAAGGTCACGCGCAGGCCGTCGCTGTCACGCCTTGCCTCGACGGCGGGGGTCTTGTCCTTGGCACCGCCTTCCGGCGGCGAACTGAACGCCGCCGGCGCGGCCTTCGTCGGCGGCTCCACGGAAGATTGAGCTTGCTTGGGTGCCACAGGCTTTGGCGGCTCCGCCGCGGTGGCCTGGATCGGTTCGGCGGGTTGCGCCGCTTTCACGGCTTCCGCCGGAGCCGACGTTTTTTCCGATGCAGCGGCCATCTTCCCGGTCGTGGGAATAGCGTTGCCATTGGCCCGCGGCGCCTTTTCGACGTCAGGCATTGCGGCCTCCGCAGCGGCCGGTGCTTCATTCACCTGCGCGGGCCTGATTTCGATCCCGGCCTGTTCGGCAATCGCCTCCGAAGTGACGGGCGGAATTTCGGCTGGCTGCTGTGGTGGCGGCGATTCCTTCAAGGCCTTGTCGCGCGAAATCCGCGAGGCAGGTCCCGGCTTGGCCGGCACGGCCGGTTTGGCTGCGGCTTGGGGCTCGGCCAGCGCGGGCTTTTCCGGCTGCTGGAAGGCGACGTCGATCACATAGTTCTTTTCCTCGCGGAAGGAATGGACGTCGACCTCGCCGATCAGCACGATGTCGACGGCAGAAGAGTCGACGTCGGCGCGCTGGTTGATCGAGGCGATATTCGGCGGCGCCGCCACCTTCGCATCCGCCAGGTCGAAATTGAGCACGCTGTTGAACTGCAGCGTCAGCTTCTGATCGTTCAGCACCGACGAGACGTTGACGCCGTCGGGCATCTCGAACACGAAGCGGACGAAGGTCGGCTGCACCGAGGCGCGGACGCGCACCGGGGGCTTCTTCTTCGCGGATGCGACCGCAAGCTGGGCGCGGAGCGCGCGCTCGGCGGCCCGCGCCCGGTCCGCCAGTTCGCGAACGACCGCGGCAGGAAGCGGGGGCGGCGGCCCGGTCCAGCCATCGGGCAGGAAGTCGACGAAGATCCGCTCCCCCGCCGTCATGGTGTTGACGGTTGCCCGCCGCGCCAGCGACAGCCGGATCGCCGTACCGTCGGGATCGCGCCGCGCCGAGCCGACATAATCGGGGACGGCATCCGACAGCTTGTCGACGGGAATGTCCACCGGGCGCTTGAAATGGATGATAATGATCGAACCCGCGGTCGAAACGTCGGATTCGACGTCCTCGGCCAGCTTCAATACCAGCCGCGCGAAGCCGCCTCCGGACGTAAACGTGGCCTCCCCCCGCACGGGATCGTCGGCCCGGCAGGGCTGCGAAATAGCGAGCCCGGCGAGCAAGAGGACGAGAGCGAGCGGCCGGCCAAGGCAAAGCCGGGCCGCCCGCGCCAAAGCGCGGCCCTGCGACCCAGTTCCAGCGGCAGCCCTTTGCCCCATCCAGGAAATCTCGCGGCCTCAATGAGTTCTGCGGCGAAGCGCCCTCGCCTGCGGGTTTGAATCTTGGATTGGCCGACTTAAGGCTTTGTTAACGTCAACTCATTGATTTCGCTGAAGGCGCCGGCAAGCCCATCCGCCGGCACGGGCGGATGCACCACCCATCAAAGAAAGGGCCGGAATGCGGCTCTTCTCGGCCTCATCGTTGCAGACGCTGCGGGCTCGCGGCTGTCGCGATCGCCATGGCGCCGCCCAACGCCAGAATCAGAATCATTATCGCACGACGAATGGAACCAACGTCAGCCGTCCCGTTTTAGGAGAGGGCATGGATTCGGGATGTGCGGCCGGCAATCGATCACCAAAGCTCCCGAGTCTGCCAAACCTGGCTCAGGCAGCCAAATTCGGAGTGCGTGAAATGGCAACCCAGATCGTGATGGATCGTACTGGCGACACCCGGCATACATTCGACGTCCATGATCGCGCGGAGGTCGAAAAGGCCGAGCGGCGTTTCAAGGAATTGACCGGCGCAGGCTTTACGGCAGCGGTTCGATCGGGGCCCGGCGAACAACGGGTTATCCGCTCCTTCGATCCGACGGCGGAGGAAACGCTGTTTTATCCGCGTCTCGTCGGCGGCTGACGGCAGTGACCCAGCAGATCGTCCTTGCGATATGCTCGTTCGTCCTGGCTTTGCTCGGTACGGTGCTGCTGTCGGCGCTTTCGCTGGCAGTGGCACGGTCCGGTTCCTGCAGCAAATCGTTTCGCTTCGAGACTGAGGCACGAGCCCTTACGCTCTTGAAGGATTGGCTGTCGCCGAAGCAGCGCGCCTCTTACGAGCGATTCCGATATTTCGACGTCGTCGGCAGCCACACCGGGACGCGCTATCGGATCCATCATGGGACGCAGACGAACATCGAGGAAATCAGCGGCACCGGCCAACATGTCTGCAAATGGTGCTTTGTTCCCGATGGCGACCTCGTCGCCGGCGATGTCATGCTGGCGCAGAAAATCGCCCTTGAAACCAACGAGCGCGGGGCTCTCGCCGTAGCCCACCGCTCGTTCGTCTCATCGGGGCCGCGCAGGTTCTGACCGGCGCCAATACCGTTGCCGGGGACGCAGCCTGCGTCAGTTCGGCTTCGGCTGCAGGATCTTGCCTTCGATCTTCGGCAACTCGGCCACGGGAGCGGATTTGTCGGCGCCTGCGCGGCGGGCCAGTTCGACGGTCAGCCGCTCAGCCGCTTCCGGCTGCATCAGGCCCAGAATGTCCGACATCTTCCGCGGCGCGATCTGCGAGGCGATTTCGTAGAGCACGGACATTTCCAACCGGTCGAACACCTTGGCGGCGTCCTTCGGCTTCATGCCTTCGTACATCGTGATGATGCCTTTGAAGCGGGCGGCGTCCTGTTCGGCCTTCTGCCCGCTTGCGGTCGAGATCCTCACCTCGGTGGCCTTCATTTCCTCGACGCGACCCTCGATGCGCTTCTCGGCTGATTTGAGAAGGCTTTCGCGAATTTCGATTTCACGCGCGCGCTGCTCCAGTTCCTGGCGCCGCGCCTGCAGCCGTTCCAGAATGGCGCGCTCCGACGGCGACACCGATTGCGGGTTCTGGTCGGGAAACACCACGACGCCGTCGGGCTTCGGCGCCTCGGTAGCCGGCGCTGCCGGCTTCGGCGCCTCTTCCTTTTTCTCTTCCTTCTTGACCGAACCGGTGATGTCGGCGGCTTCCGGCCTGGAGCCGCCGGGGTAGCCCAGATTGTCCTGCGCCCACGAGCGCTTGGCCGGCTGGCTGGCCTGATAATCGAACACGTATCCGCCATCGATCACGAGGCCGGCGACCTTCAGCACCGCAAGGCCGAAGATCGCGACCAGCACGACCGGGATGACACGGATATCGCGAAACGACTTCATGCGGCGAGGCCACTGGCCTTTCGGCGTTCGGAGAATGCTTCAGCTGCCGCGGCTACCGCCTTGGCTGTAGATATCCTGGGTGCTGCGGGTTCGGCTTCTTGCGAGGGCCGCGCCGCGATCGCGATCTTGGACAGCCGTCGAATAACGCCGTCGCCTTCGGCGAGCATGCCCTTCAGGTGCCCCGCCATCTGGGTCGCGGCGGCGAGCTGGCTGCCGAGATTTTCGTTGACGTCGCGCACGGTGTGCTTGAGGCCGCCGATCGCCCGCTCGGCGATTTCGGTTGCCGTGATCAGTTCCGCTATCGTGGCTTTCAGCGAATGCTCGTCCGCCTTCAGCCGCTTCAGCCGCTTGTTGAGCAGCATGCAGTAGCCGATCGTGAGCAGCAGCAGCACCGCCACCAGACTCTCGATTACAATGCCAAGGGAATGACTCATTGTGCCTCCATCAACTTGGTCTGTTCATCGGCCTTCTCGAACATCGCGAAGGTGGTATTTGGTTTGCGCAGTTGCTTGGTCACGCGGATCGCGACGCGGTCGCCGACCCGTCCCATCCGTCCTTCGGTCAGCGTGACGTTGCCGCAGCGGACCGACACCAGCGCATCGGGCCGCATCTCCAGCGGCAGCGTATCGCCGACCTTCAGCTTCATCAGATGCTTGAGCGGAATGTCG belongs to Bradyrhizobium icense and includes:
- a CDS encoding MotE family protein, whose translation is MKSFRDIRVIPVVLVAIFGLAVLKVAGLVIDGGYVFDYQASQPAKRSWAQDNLGYPGGSRPEAADITGSVKKEEKKEEAPKPAAPATEAPKPDGVVVFPDQNPQSVSPSERAILERLQARRQELEQRAREIEIRESLLKSAEKRIEGRVEEMKATEVRISTASGQKAEQDAARFKGIITMYEGMKPKDAAKVFDRLEMSVLYEIASQIAPRKMSDILGLMQPEAAERLTVELARRAGADKSAPVAELPKIEGKILQPKPN
- a CDS encoding tetratricopeptide repeat protein, producing MGQRAAAGTGSQGRALARAARLCLGRPLALVLLLAGLAISQPCRADDPVRGEATFTSGGGFARLVLKLAEDVESDVSTAGSIIIIHFKRPVDIPVDKLSDAVPDYVGSARRDPDGTAIRLSLARRATVNTMTAGERIFVDFLPDGWTGPPPPLPAAVVRELADRARAAERALRAQLAVASAKKKPPVRVRASVQPTFVRFVFEMPDGVNVSSVLNDQKLTLQFNSVLNFDLADAKVAAPPNIASINQRADVDSSAVDIVLIGEVDVHSFREEKNYVIDVAFQQPEKPALAEPQAAAKPAVPAKPGPASRISRDKALKESPPPQQPAEIPPVTSEAIAEQAGIEIRPAQVNEAPAAAEAAMPDVEKAPRANGNAIPTTGKMAAASEKTSAPAEAVKAAQPAEPIQATAAEPPKPVAPKQAQSSVEPPTKAAPAAFSSPPEGGAKDKTPAVEARRDSDGLRVTFSFAAPTPAALFRRADTVWLVFDQTKPVDIEPIRSKGGAIIGDVSRLPLEKGQVIRIRLNRPQIPSLESEGRSNGTEWTLTFADRGQTPPLPLMVLRNITDPALANVTVPLANPGAMHRLVDPDAGDTLWVVTAPPPTRGLIKRQDFVELSLLESVHGVVVHPNSDDIKAEVGADKVMLGRPGGLTLSSADVAAERATAAVRPLFDADEWRKNREEKFLARLDALIKAAAAAGPEQKAHARLELANFYMSRGMYQEARGVTNLILSETIQGNEDAAVLMVHAVASILIGHPEHALKDLANPAIGNSYDSQLWKGFAFARQEKWADAREKFKNAEFSIAALPPELQRIVTVDAMRASLEVKDYAGASRRRSELQVIGVPAEMKPEIAVLRGRLAEALGHEKDALDAYGFAAQSRDRQASAEARLLEALLRHRRGELGQAELMRELEILSVIWRGDEIELKALNKLTQLYAQNGRYAEALAAAKTATKLQPNSELSRQGQDAASALFTELYLGQKADDMKPVDALAMFYEYRELTPIGRRGDEMIRRLADRLAAIDLLDQAAELLQYQVDKRLEGAARAQVAARLAMVYLANRKPDRAITALRLTRIADLSGELRQQRLLLEARAQSDVGRHDLALDIISNITGREAIRLRSDIYWASRQWREASEQIELYYADRWRDFKPLNAAEKSDVIRAVVGYALAEDAIGLARFREKYAPLMTGEADRFAFETASKPAASNSAEFALIAKMAASVDTLDGFIREMRIRFPDATARAPLSPEISKGEPVHTGALPAMAGIRRIGAAK
- a CDS encoding DUF6468 domain-containing protein; protein product: MSHSLGIVIESLVAVLLLLTIGYCMLLNKRLKRLKADEHSLKATIAELITATEIAERAIGGLKHTVRDVNENLGSQLAAATQMAGHLKGMLAEGDGVIRRLSKIAIAARPSQEAEPAAPRISTAKAVAAAAEAFSERRKASGLAA